In a single window of the uncultured Erythrobacter sp. genome:
- a CDS encoding PhzF family phenazine biosynthesis protein: protein MPQSIPYWHVDAFSAQPFGGNQAAVMVLDKWLPDDVLVRIGGENLFAETAFVVRDETGESDWELRWCTPTYEIALCGHATLAAGHVLLTRDGGEAVTFRTRKSGILEVRKDGDGYEVGLPATVTAPGTSEEAAALMGGNPAAIYRPQGKDIRYHIFLYETEAEVRALEPQIRELGAMGNDQFIATAPGDAGSGYDCVSRVFVPGGGVDEDSVTGSAHSLLTPFWVDRLGRNNLRAHQASERGGDLTLRLDGAGENGRAWLGGPCVTVVEGSFYL from the coding sequence ATGCCCCAATCGATCCCCTATTGGCATGTCGATGCCTTCAGCGCGCAGCCCTTTGGCGGCAATCAGGCGGCGGTGATGGTGCTCGACAAATGGCTGCCTGACGATGTGCTGGTGCGGATCGGCGGAGAGAACCTGTTCGCCGAAACTGCCTTTGTCGTGCGTGATGAGACGGGCGAATCAGACTGGGAGCTGCGCTGGTGCACCCCGACTTACGAGATCGCCTTGTGCGGCCATGCGACGCTGGCGGCGGGGCATGTGTTGCTCACCCGCGATGGCGGAGAAGCGGTCACGTTCAGGACGCGCAAGTCCGGCATCCTCGAAGTGCGCAAAGACGGCGATGGCTACGAAGTCGGCCTGCCCGCAACGGTGACTGCGCCTGGCACCAGCGAGGAAGCGGCGGCGCTGATGGGCGGCAATCCGGCGGCGATCTATCGGCCGCAGGGCAAGGACATCCGCTACCACATCTTCCTCTACGAAACCGAAGCCGAAGTGCGCGCGCTTGAGCCGCAGATCCGCGAACTGGGAGCCATGGGGAATGACCAGTTCATCGCCACCGCGCCCGGCGACGCCGGATCGGGCTACGATTGCGTCAGCCGCGTCTTCGTGCCCGGCGGCGGAGTTGATGAGGACAGCGTGACAGGCTCGGCCCATTCGCTGCTGACCCCGTTCTGGGTTGATCGCCTTGGCCGCAACAACCTTCGTGCGCATCAGGCGAGCGAGCGCGGGGGCGACCTCACGCTAAGGCTTGATGGAGCCGGAGAGAATGGGCGCGCGTGGCTAGGCGGGCCTTGCGTGACCGTGGTGGAAGGCTCGTTCTACCTCTGA
- the pdxH gene encoding pyridoxamine 5'-phosphate oxidase produces MSDSKTLDNAQLADSAIPSGADPYELFDEWFAQARESEPNDSNAMALATATADGRPSVRMVLLKGHGVDEGEEGGFTFFTNAQSRKGEQIRSNMHAALLFHWKSQRRQIRIEGPLKEVSPERADTYFHSRAYVSQVGSAASDQSRELPDRQTYIDRVEALRIEHEEAGEVPRPPHWTGFTLAPQRIEFWMDRPNRLHDRRLFIRSADGSGWSDSLLYP; encoded by the coding sequence ATGAGCGACTCGAAGACCCTCGACAACGCCCAATTGGCCGACAGCGCGATCCCCTCTGGCGCGGATCCCTATGAGCTGTTTGACGAGTGGTTTGCGCAGGCGCGGGAGAGCGAGCCCAACGATAGCAATGCGATGGCGCTGGCGACCGCAACGGCTGATGGCAGGCCTTCGGTGCGGATGGTGCTGCTGAAAGGGCATGGCGTGGATGAAGGCGAGGAGGGCGGCTTCACCTTCTTCACCAACGCGCAAAGCCGCAAGGGTGAGCAGATCCGCTCCAACATGCACGCAGCCCTGCTGTTCCACTGGAAGAGCCAGCGCCGCCAGATCCGGATCGAGGGGCCGCTCAAAGAGGTCTCGCCAGAGCGCGCCGATACCTACTTCCACTCGCGCGCTTATGTCAGTCAGGTCGGTTCCGCGGCCAGCGACCAGTCGCGCGAGCTGCCCGACCGCCAGACCTATATCGACCGCGTCGAAGCCTTGCGCATCGAGCATGAGGAGGCAGGCGAAGTCCCGCGTCCGCCGCATTGGACAGGCTTCACTTTAGCTCCGCAAAGAATCGAATTCTGGATGGATCGCCCAAACCGGCTACATGATCGCCGCCTGTTCATCCGATCCGCAGACGGCTCCGGCTGGAGCGACAGTCTGCTCTACCCGTAA